Part of the Anaeromyxobacter diazotrophicus genome, GCACCTGGCCCGGCTCCGGGCGACCGGCGTCCGCGCGCTCGCCACCGTGCCGCTGCGCGCCCGCGGCGAGGCGCTCGGCGCCATCAGCTTCGCCTCCACCACCCGGCGCCGCCTCGACGCGAGCGACGTCCGGCTCATGCAGGACCTGGCGCGGCTGGCGGTGGCGGCCATCGACACGGCGCGCCTCTACCGCAGGGCCCAGGAGGCGGTGAAGCTCCGGGACGAGTTCCTCTCCATCGCCTCGCACGAGCTCAAGACCCCGCTCACCTCGCTCGCGCTGCAGGCGGACAGCCTGCGCCAGGCCGCGGTGCGCGGGTTCGTGCCCGAGCCGCTGGCGCACAAGACGGAGGTGATCCGCCGCAACGTCGAGCGGCTCTCGCGCCTCATCACGAACCTCCTCGACATCTCGCGCATCGGCGAGGGCCGCCTCGCCATCGAGCTCGAGCCGGTGGACCTGTCGGACGTGGTGTGCGAGGTGGCGGGGCGGTTCGAGGACGAGCTGGCGCGCGCCGGCTCCACGCTGCAGCTCGACGTACCGGGCCCGGTGGTGGGCCGCTGGGACCGGCTGCGCCTCGACCAGGTGGTGACGAACCTCGTCGCCAACGCCGTGAAGTACGGCCCGGGCAAGCCCATCGCGGTGGCGCTCCGCGTGGACGGCGACCGGGTCGCGCTCACGGTGCGCGACCAAGGCATCGGCATCCCGCGCGAGGCGCAGCAGCGGATCTTCGAGCGGTTCGAGCGGGCCGTCTCCGACCGCCACTTCGGCGGCTTCGGGCTGGGGCTGTGGATCGCGCGCCGGATCGTGGAGGCGCTGGGCGGGACGATCGCGGTCGAGAGCGAGCCCGGCCAGGGGGCCACCTTCACGGTCGAGCTCCGGCGCGCGCCTCCCCCGGAGCCGCCCGCGGCGCCCGCCCCCGGGGCCCCCCTTTAGGCTACTTTCCCGCTTGAGGGGCCGCCGGCGGTTCGTCTACCGTCGCGCGCCATGCCGACCCCCGCGCTCGCGCTCCTCGTGCTCCTCGCCGCTTCGCCCGCCGCCCCCGCCGCGCCCACCGCCGCCGAGGCGCGGGCGTTCGTCGCGCGCGCGAACGCCGAGGCGAAGGACCTCCTCACCCGGCAGTCGACCGCCGACTGGGTGCGCCAGACGTACATCACGGACGACACCGAGCGGCTGTCCGCCTGGGCGAGCGAGGCGCTCATGGCGTTCCAGTCGCGCGCCGTGCCCGAGGCGAGCCGGCTGGCCCAGGCGAAGGGGCTCGACGCCGAGACGGCGCGGGCGCTCTACCTCGTCCGCACCGCGAGCACGCTCCCGGCGCCGAGCGATCCCGCCAAGCGCGCGGAGCTGGCGACCCTGGCCGCGCGGCTCGACTCCGCCTACGGCAAGGGGAAGTGGTGCGGGAAGGACGGGCACGCCCCCTGCCGCGACCTCGAGCAGCTCTCGGAGGTCATGCGCAAGAGCCGGAGCTGGGACGAGCTCCTCGATGCCTGGTACGGCTGGCACACCATCGCCCCGGCCATGCGCGCCGACTACACGCGCCTGGTGGCGCTGGGCAACGAGGGCGCGCGCGAGATCGGCTTCGGCGACCTGGGGGAGCTGTGGCGGGCCGGCTACGACATGACCCCGGCAGAGTTCGCGCAGGAGACGGACCGGCTGTGGGCCCAGGTGAAGCCGCTCTACGACGAGCTGCACTGCTACGTGCGCGGCAAGCTGCAGGAGCGCTACGGCAAGGACCGCGTCCCCGACGGCAAGCCGATCCCCGCCCACCTGCTCGGCAACATGTGGGCGCAGGAGTGGGGCAACGTGTACGACCTGGCGGCCCCGCCCGGCGCGGCCGCCTCGGTGGCGAAGCTCGACGTCTCCGGCGCGCTCGAGCGCAAGGGGTTCGACCCGGTGAGGATGGTGAAGCTGGGCGAGGGGTTCTACACCTCGCTCGGGCTCGACCCGCTGCCGGCGTCCTTCTGGGAGCGCTCGATGTTCGTGAAGCCGCGCGACCGGGAGGTGGTCTGCCACGCCAGCGCGTGGGACGTCACCTTCTCCGACGACCTGCGCGTGAAGATGTGCATCAAGCCGACCGCCGACGATCTCGTCACCATCCACCACGAGCTCGGCCACGACTATTACTTCCAGTCGTACTGGCGGCTGCCGGTGATCTTCCAGCAGGGCGCGAACGACGGCTTCCACGAGGCCATCGGGGACGCCATCGCGCTCTCCGTCACGCCGGCCTATCTGAAGAGGGTCGGCGTGCTCGACGAGCTGCCGCCCACCGACGAGGCCGGCCTGGTCGCGATCCAGCTGCGGGAGGCGATGGACAAGGTCGCCTTCCTGCCCTTCGGCCTGCTCATCGATCGGTGGCGGTGGGACGTGTTCTCCGGGAAGACGCCGCCCGCGCAGTACGACGCGGCCTGGTGGGCGCTCCGGCGCAAGTACCAGGGCGTGGACGCGCCGGTGGCGCGCAGCGAGGCCGACTTCGACCCTGGCGCGAAGTACCACATCCCGGCCAACGTGCCCTACACGCGCTACTTCCTGGCGCGCATCTATCAGTTCCAGTTCCACCGCGCGCTGTGCCAGGCGGCGGGCCAGCAGGGGCCGCTCCACGCCTGCTCCATCTACGGGAACAAGGCGGCCGGGAAGCGCCTGCACGAGATGCTCGCGCTGGGCGCGTCGAAGCCGTGGCCGGAGGCGATGTACGCGCTCACCGGACAGCGGCAGGCCGACGCGTCCGCCCTCCTCGACTACTTCGCCCCGCTGCGGAGCTGGCTCCAGGCGCAGAACCGCGGGCGAAAGTGCGGGTGGTAGCCGGCCGGGGGTGAGCGGAGGGCCTGCGGCGGGACCGCACGCCCCGCCGCGCGTCGTGGGGCTTCGGGGCTGGTGGTCACGTCCGCGGTGAATGAGCCTCTATCACGTGCCGTCCATGTCGCGTGGAGGACAGGACCTTGCTGGAGCCGGCGACACAGCGCGAGCAGGTGACCCTGGCGGTCTTGCCGCAGGGGGCCTCGCTCGCCGTGGTGGTCCCGCCCGGCCTGGTCGGGGTCCCCATCTACCGGGGGCCGGGCTGGGTGGACTACCTGTGCGGCCAGTGCGGGACGGTGCTGTGTCACGGCGTGAGCCGCGGCATGTTCGTCTCGCTCGCCTTCGCCTGCCGCTGCGGGGCGGTGAACGCGCTGCGCTGAGCTGAGGCTCGGGGCTCAGCCGCCAGTGGCGAGGGCGCGGCGGACCGCCTCCGCCGCCGCCACCACCCGCCAGGCCGGGAGGGCGTCCTCCGGGCGCGCGTCGAAGGCGCCGCGGCCGCGGAGCCGCGCGGGGGTGTCCGCGAAGCGGGGCACGAGGTGCAGGTGGAAGTGGCGGAGCACGTCGCCCAGCGCGAGCGCGTACACGTGCTCGGCGCCGAGCGCCGCCTGCTGGGCCCGCATGACGCGCGCCGCGGCCGGCCCGAGCGCGGCGAGCTCGGCGGGCTGCAGGTCGTAGAGCGCCCGCGCGTGCCGGTCGCTCGTCAGGACCAGCCAGCCCGGGATGGGACAGGCGTCGGCCACGCCGTGGACGGTGAGCCCGTCGCCACGCCAGACGATCCCGCCGGCCGGGCGCGCTTCTCCGGCCACGATCCGGCAGGCCAGGCACGGGTGGTTGGGGTCGGCGGCCACGGGGCCAGCGTACGACAGCCGGCCCCCGGGCGAAACCGGCGCGGCTCCGCCTCAGGGCTGCGGGCCGGGGGGCGGCAGCTTCTGGGCGCTCGACTCGGGCTGGGAGAGCCCCGACTCCTCGCGCTCGTCCTCGAGGTTCCCGTCGGGCGCTCCGCGGCGCTCCGGCGCCTGCTCCACGGTCGGCTCGAGCGGCTCGTTCTTGGGTTCCATGCGCGGCTCCCTCCCGCGGCCTCGAGGCCGCCCGCTGGAACCTTGGCGACGCGCCGGCGGCGGCGGAAGGGGCGCCGGGCCCGCGCTACGCGGCCTCGCCGCGCAGGATGGCGTCGAGCTTGCCCTGCCGGTCGAGCGCGTCCACGTCGGAGAAGCCGCCGAGCGGCCGGCCGTCCACGAAGATCTGCGGCACCGTGCGCTGGCCGCTCGCCTCCACCAGCCAGGCGCGCTTCGCGTCGTCGTGCTCGACGTCGATCTCCTCGTAGGCGACGCCCTTCTTCTGCAGGAGCGCCTTGGCGCGGACGCAGTAGGGGCACTGCTGCTTGCTGTAGACCTGGACCTTGGGCATCGCCCTCACTTAACGTCGGCGGCGTGATCCCGCAAACGGCCGCCGAGAAGCTGCTCGTCCCCGGGGAGGACGCCGGCGAGCGCCTCGACCGATTCCTGGCGCGCGCGCTGTCGGTCCAGGTGGAGCGCGCCCGCGCGCTGGTGGCGCAGGGGCGAGTGCGCATCCGGGGCCGCACCTGCTCGCCCCACCGCAAGCTCTTCGGCGGCGAGGAGGTGGAGGTGACGCGGCCCGCGCCGCGGGCCGCGGCGGCGGCGGCGGACGAGCCGGCGCTGGCGGCGCTCTTCGACGACCCCGACTGCCTGGTGGTGGACAAGCCGGCCGGGCTGCCGGTGGAGCCCGCGCGGCCGGGGGCGCCCTCGGCGGTCGGCGCGGCGAGCCGGCTCGGCCGCTTCGACGTCGCCGGGCGGGCGCTCCCGGGGCTCGCCCACCGGCTCGACCGCGACACGAGCGGCTGCCTCCTGCTCGCCCGGCACGACCGGGCGCTGGCCGCGCTCAAGGGCGCCTTCGAGGCGGGCCGCGTGGAGAAGAGCTACCTCGCGCTGGTGGCGGGGACGCCGCCGGACGAGGGCCGTCTCGACACGCCCTACGCGCGCGACCCCGCCGACCCGCGCCGCTTCACCGGCCGGGTCGCCTCCGCGCGCCGGGCCCGCCTCCGATACCGGGTGCGGGAGCGGCTCCGCGGCGCGGCGCTCGTGGAGGTGCGGCTCGAGACCGGGCGCACGCACCAGATCCGGGTCCAGCTCTCCGAGGCGGGCTACCCGGTGCTGGGGGACGCGGTGTACGGAGTCGCCGCGCCGGGGCTCGCGCGGCAGGCGCTGCACGCCTGGCGGCTGGCGTTCCCGGCGCCCTCCGGAGCGGCGGTGGCGGTGGAGGCGCCCGTCCCGGCGGACCTGGCGCGGGCGGTGGCGGCCTTGCGAGAGGAGCCTCGCGGTTGAGGGCGCCGCCCGGTCACCGGAAGGTGCGCGACCGCGCGGCGTCCGCCAGCGCCACCACCGCCGGGTGGCGCAGCCGCCGCTCCACCGACACCGCGAAGTAGCGCTCGCGCACCTCCTCCGCGCGGCCGACCGGCGCCACCCGGAGCTGCGCGCACACCTCCGCCGCGATCACCGTGGGCGCGGCGAAGAAGCCGAGGCCCCGCCGCCCGAAGGCGGTGAGCAGGGCGGTGTCGTCGAACTCGGCCACCGCCAGCGGCCGCACCCCCTCGCCCTCGAACCAGGCCTCGAGGTCGCGGCGCAGCGCGGTCCCGCGCGCGGGGAGCAGCGCCGGCGCGCCGTCGAGCGAGCGGGGGAAGCGCCGCCGCAGGCCGGCCGCGAGCTGCGGCTCGGCCAGGAAGCTCACCCCCGACTCGCCGAGCGGGTGGCTGAAGGCCTTCACCTGGGTCTCGGCCGCCGGCGTGTCCGAGAGCACCACGTCGAGCTCGTGCAGCGAGAGCGCGGCCATGAGCTGGGGGAGCGGCCCCTCGCGGCAGGCGAGGGTGAGGTCGGGGACGGCCTCCAGCGCGGGGCGCAGCAGCAGCTCGGCCATGATCTTGGGGATGACGTCCGCCACCCCGGCCGCCAGGCGCGGCCGCTGGCCGGTCGGGAGCCCCTTCACCGCCAGCTGCAGCTCGCGGCCGGTGCGGAAGATCTCGTCCGCGTAGCGCTGCACGGTGCGCCCGACGTCGGTGAGCACGAGGCGCCGGCCCTGCCGCTCGAAGAGCTTCACGCCCAGCGTCTCCTCGAGCTTCTTGATCTGGGT contains:
- a CDS encoding RluA family pseudouridine synthase, with product MIPQTAAEKLLVPGEDAGERLDRFLARALSVQVERARALVAQGRVRIRGRTCSPHRKLFGGEEVEVTRPAPRAAAAAADEPALAALFDDPDCLVVDKPAGLPVEPARPGAPSAVGAASRLGRFDVAGRALPGLAHRLDRDTSGCLLLARHDRALAALKGAFEAGRVEKSYLALVAGTPPDEGRLDTPYARDPADPRRFTGRVASARRARLRYRVRERLRGAALVEVRLETGRTHQIRVQLSEAGYPVLGDAVYGVAAPGLARQALHAWRLAFPAPSGAAVAVEAPVPADLARAVAALREEPRG
- a CDS encoding LysR family transcriptional regulator codes for the protein MEWLNYHHLLYFWTVARNGSIARAGEELRLSQPTLSTQIKKLEETLGVKLFERQGRRLVLTDVGRTVQRYADEIFRTGRELQLAVKGLPTGQRPRLAAGVADVIPKIMAELLLRPALEAVPDLTLACREGPLPQLMAALSLHELDVVLSDTPAAETQVKAFSHPLGESGVSFLAEPQLAAGLRRRFPRSLDGAPALLPARGTALRRDLEAWFEGEGVRPLAVAEFDDTALLTAFGRRGLGFFAAPTVIAAEVCAQLRVAPVGRAEEVRERYFAVSVERRLRHPAVVALADAARSRTFR
- a CDS encoding HIT family protein — translated: MAADPNHPCLACRIVAGEARPAGGIVWRGDGLTVHGVADACPIPGWLVLTSDRHARALYDLQPAELAALGPAAARVMRAQQAALGAEHVYALALGDVLRHFHLHLVPRFADTPARLRGRGAFDARPEDALPAWRVVAAAEAVRRALATGG
- the grxC gene encoding glutaredoxin 3 is translated as MPKVQVYSKQQCPYCVRAKALLQKKGVAYEEIDVEHDDAKRAWLVEASGQRTVPQIFVDGRPLGGFSDVDALDRQGKLDAILRGEAA
- a CDS encoding M2 family metallopeptidase, producing the protein MPTPALALLVLLAASPAAPAAPTAAEARAFVARANAEAKDLLTRQSTADWVRQTYITDDTERLSAWASEALMAFQSRAVPEASRLAQAKGLDAETARALYLVRTASTLPAPSDPAKRAELATLAARLDSAYGKGKWCGKDGHAPCRDLEQLSEVMRKSRSWDELLDAWYGWHTIAPAMRADYTRLVALGNEGAREIGFGDLGELWRAGYDMTPAEFAQETDRLWAQVKPLYDELHCYVRGKLQERYGKDRVPDGKPIPAHLLGNMWAQEWGNVYDLAAPPGAAASVAKLDVSGALERKGFDPVRMVKLGEGFYTSLGLDPLPASFWERSMFVKPRDREVVCHASAWDVTFSDDLRVKMCIKPTADDLVTIHHELGHDYYFQSYWRLPVIFQQGANDGFHEAIGDAIALSVTPAYLKRVGVLDELPPTDEAGLVAIQLREAMDKVAFLPFGLLIDRWRWDVFSGKTPPAQYDAAWWALRRKYQGVDAPVARSEADFDPGAKYHIPANVPYTRYFLARIYQFQFHRALCQAAGQQGPLHACSIYGNKAAGKRLHEMLALGASKPWPEAMYALTGQRQADASALLDYFAPLRSWLQAQNRGRKCGW